Sequence from the bacterium genome:
GATTGTAGACGCAACCGCCCGATTCCATATATATATGGCAGTGGCAATCGGTGATTTTTTCGTTTTTCGTTCAAGATATTTATCATTGATAATGTATCCGGCAACTACTATCCCAACAATTTGCTCTCGATTCTTAATTGGTACCGCACCGGCTATCAATAGTTGGTCGTTATTTCCCTCTAATAATTCCACCACGCTTTGACCAGACGCGGCTTTCCGAATCAACCACCAGGTATTAGGGCTTCCCCGCAATAACGTCTCGGTAGTTACCTGAGCAATTAACCGCTGGTCAGAATTAAAAATATACACAAAGTCTAGTTTTGTTTCTTTTTCCATTATTCGGCAGATATGCTGTATTTCTTTCTCTCGATTTGTTCCTAACATTGAGGTAAGGTTGGAGCTTATTGCAATCAATTTTGTATTTGCAAGGACTAGTTGTTTATCTTGGTCAATACTTTCTAGAATTCGCTGGGATTGCGTTTCTGTTCGTTGGATAACCTCGAGTTCAATATTTTGCATTAGAACGGTAGTTATCGGAACCGAAGCGATGGCGATTGTTAATAGAACTAGATTCCGTAGCACCGTATATAGTTTATCTTGAATTTTTAACCGTGGAAGTTTTATGAAACAATAACCAAGCGCAGTAAATCCAAGGAGTTTAAATCCATGGGCAAGTACCCAATTGAAATCATACAATGCACTAAATGCAAACTGGAATTCACTGATTGCTATTAGAATAAACGATACGGATATGAACCCAGAGAAACGACTTTTGTTCGATTTATAATCGGTATAAGCTCGGTAAGCAATCAGCGCACAGAGTAACCCAGCAAAAGTATACAAAGGACTCCGCAGCGACATTATTGACGGGAAAATCGCTCGAAATCGTATCAAGTTTCGGTCAGGATGAACTATCGCAATCGCAATTAATATATAGCCTAAAATCCGACCGAAAAACATTATGCCGAGATACGTATCACCTTGCAAATTGGCTGAATGAATCAATCCGCTCAATCCGATAGCAGTAAATCCGAAGGAATGCAATAACATGGCGATATTCTTCTGCCGAAGATATATCTGCCAGCTGATAAACGCAATTGAAAAACATATCAGGAATACATAGAATTCAACTGCGAAATGGATTATGCCTAAATAGGTGACCATAGAGTATCAATGCAACAATTCACAATAATGCTAACTCAAGAATGGTGGAACGAAAGAACATAGGAACAAAATTTGTATTTTATTTTTTAGATTTTACACTTTTAGTTCTTTCGTTCTCATTTCAAATGTATTTAATCCGTATAAAACGGATGTGAAATTTCGGTTCTTCCTACCTTTAAGATTAGCACATCAGGATTATTTTTTCTAGTTTTTTTACCTTACCGACTGTGATTATTAAATTGCAACCAAAAAAAATGCCGAATAGAAATTTGGTTTCATTTCTATTCGGCATACCTTACATC
This genomic interval carries:
- a CDS encoding ATP-binding protein, giving the protein MVTYLGIIHFAVEFYVFLICFSIAFISWQIYLRQKNIAMLLHSFGFTAIGLSGLIHSANLQGDTYLGIMFFGRILGYILIAIAIVHPDRNLIRFRAIFPSIMSLRSPLYTFAGLLCALIAYRAYTDYKSNKSRFSGFISVSFILIAISEFQFAFSALYDFNWVLAHGFKLLGFTALGYCFIKLPRLKIQDKLYTVLRNLVLLTIAIASVPITTVLMQNIELEVIQRTETQSQRILESIDQDKQLVLANTKLIAISSNLTSMLGTNREKEIQHICRIMEKETKLDFVYIFNSDQRLIAQVTTETLLRGSPNTWWLIRKAASGQSVVELLEGNNDQLLIAGAVPIKNREQIVGIVVAGYIINDKYLERKTKKSPIATAIYIWNRAVASTIQGQKILWSEEMPTIVNMVYAQRKPYTGRIGNNGQRGYYASFVPLLGTHSQPIGMVFTGIPTHEIEFQRNNLLIIIAGVAVLFVLLAHFIAWYLARGITTDLELLSAAAWEVMHGNLDVKLPVSGGDELEDLATVFNDMIAKLKEIDQLKSDFFSFMSHELRTPLTAILGAANLIRDGMAGDVTESQQKSLQLIIKNTQRLTRLINDWLDIAKMEAGKMPFNHQAVDMHQLINDTLLTFTPLAKEKQIDLQFIPLSEKIILHADPDRLMQVLANLVGNAIKYTGEHGKVTITEAIREVTEFGSSVKYLEVRVQDTGIGIPKEHLETIFDKFHSVRLPQEHKPNGTGLGLAISRLIIESHHGKIWAESELGKGSTFIFRLPM